The genome window AAAATCAGCGTAGTCGCTGTCGCACAACGTGGTTTGGCCTCTCGCCAGAGCTTGACGTCGACTGCTTCGGGTTTGTGCGATTGCACGTGTCTGGGCCGCTGTCGCCATCGCCCGTACCACAATCAAGCAACGCATAGTGAGCGTGAAGGTTGGCGAATGCTTACTGAGCTGCTACACTGAAGGGATGAGAAGGAGCTATTAAGCAAGTGGCGTGGTGGCAGGCGATTATCCTCGGCATCATTGAAGGCGTAACGGAGTTTCTGCCAGTTTCTTCGACGGGGCACTTGACGATTGTCGAGAAGTTGATGGGGATGAGAATTGATGATCCGAGCCTGACGGCGTTCACGGCAGTAATTCAGATCGGCGCGATCTTGGCAGCGATCATCTATTTCTGGGGCGATATTTGGCGGGTGCTAAGCGCCTGGTGGCGTGGGCTGTGGTGGAAGCGGGCGCGGCGACAGTTTGATTATGTGTATGGCTGGGCGATTATTATCGGTTCGGTGCCGATCGCAGTGATTGGACTACTGTTTAAGGATCAGGTCGAGACGGTGCTGCGTAGTTTGTGGTTTGTGGCGGTGGCGTTGATCGGCTGGAGCCTGGTGATGTGGTGGGCCGATAGGCGTTCAGAGAAAGCCAGTCACCGCAGCGAGCAGCAAACGACGTGGCGAGATACGCTGGCGATTGGTGTGGGGCAGTGCCTGGCCTTGATACCGGGTATCAGTCGGTCGGGAGCAACGATCTCGGTGGGGCTGCTGCGGGGATTTGACCGAGTGACGGTGACGAAGTTGAGCTTTTTCCTCGGTATCCCGGCGCTGGTGGCAGCGGGGCTGCTGGAGATGCTGACCGCCTCAAAGCACATTGCCGGCGGTGTCGGCTGGACAGCGACGGGACTTGCGACAATTGTATCGTTTGTGGTTGGCTACCTTGCGATATCGTGGCTGCTCAAGTTTGTGGCGCGGAATGACTTCTCGCTATTTATTTGGTATCGAGTCGGGCTGGGCGTGCTGATCATTGCTTTGCTGATGAGTGGCGCGATCGGTGCGGTTTAGCTCGCCGTTAAAAGCGTATGGTCACTTTTCATGCTGCTACCTCGTATTCTTTGGATTGGGCGACTACGGACGCGACTAGGAAATTATAAGTTTTGATCACATTCTTCATTCTATGATACGATTGTAATATAGAGGTCAGGCTTGGTTATGACATCTTGTCCTTGTTACGACGAGAAACTGCAGGAGTTAGGAGGGAGAATGATAGAGGTCAAACATATTACCAAGACGTACGGCGGCAAGAAAAATGCTTTCGTGGCGTTAGATGATGTTAATATCGAGATCGCGGATGGGGCGAGTGTGGCGATTTTAGGAAAATCTGGTTCGGGCAAGTCGACGCTGATGCACGCCATCTCGGGATTGGATAAGCCTGAGCGGGGCGAAGTGTTGATTGATGGCGAGGATATTTTGTGCCTCAAGACGTGGGCAATAGATAGATTTCGCGCCGAGAAGATAGGCTTTATCTTTCAGAGTTTTTTCGTCGAAGGTGATGAAACGTGTTATGACAATGTCAGTTTGTCGCTGGAAACTGCTGGCGTCCCTCGTGCTCGGCGCAAGCGGCGCATCGAGTCGGCATTAAAAGCGGTTGATTTGACTGATAAGACCAGGGTGCGTGCTAAACATCTCTCTGGTGGGCAAAAGCAGCGCCTGGCGATCGCCCGGGCTATTGCCGGTGAACCAGCGATCTTGTTCGCCGATGAGCCGACCGGCAATCTTGACTCGGTAACGTCGGCGATGATTGAAGATCTGTTATTTGAGTATCAAAAACAGCACGGCGCAACCTTGATTATCGTGACGCATGATGAAGATTTGGCGAAACGATGTGAGCGGATTGTTCGTATCAAAGATGGTCGAGTTGAATCTGATTCGGCGATTGAAGACGCAATTCGGATCGCTCAAGGTAAAACGGTGGCCTCGAGGGCTCATCGTCATGCCGCCACGGTGACAATTGCTGCCGCAGCTCCTCTACCTGAGCCAAAGAAGCCTCGTCGCCAGACGAAACAGTTAAGAACCACGAAAGCTATCAAGAAGGAGGCGAAGAAATGAAAACGCTAGATATCGTGCGTCGGGCTGGGCGGAATCTGCGGCGAGCTAAGATGCGCACCTTGCTCACTAGTATCGCCATCGCGGTGGGTGGCTTTGCGATTACCGCCAGTTTGATGGCTGGCGAGGGTGCGCGGCAATATATTGACAGGATCATCAGCAGTAATATTAATCCTCAAGGATTGATGATTGGCAAGGCGAGTGAGGCGTTTACCGGTCGCAGCAATAAGCCACTTAAGGAGTATAAGCCGGACACTGGTACACATCGTGGCGCAGAAGTTGAGCTATTGACTCTTGATGATATAGCCAAACTGAAGGCGCGCAGTGACTTGAAAGATGTGACGCCGCTATATCAATTGAACCCAAAATACCTGACGTTTAGTACCAAGTCTGATAAAAAGTACACGGGCGAGGTAGCGATGCGCGATAGCGGTATTCGTGTTGAGACAGTAGCGGGCAAGGCGATGTCTAAGGGTACTCAGTTGGGGGATAATGAAGTGATAATACCAGAGTCCTACCTTGAGGAATTGGGAATCTCTGCGGACAAGATCATCGGTAGCAAGTTGACGCTCACCGTTGAGCAAGCGCCGCAGAAAGTCAGTGAAGAGGACATTGCCAAGGCGTATCGGCAGCGCGGCGAGGCTGGCGTGCGTGAACTAACAAGTAGTAAGTTGAAGCACAAAGAGCTGACCATTGTAGCGGTATCAAAGAAATCGCCGGAGCAAGCGACGAATACACCAAATACCTATGTCAGCCCAGAGACTGCCAAGGAGCTGACTGAATTTGCAACGCTCGGTACGCCGCAGTACCAAAAGTATATTACCGCTTCAGCAACGGTGGCTGATGGTAAAAAGCCCGAAGACGTCAAGAAAGCTCTTAAAGATGAATTGAACCTGTCAGTGGTAACTTCGAAAGATATCCAGGAGCTGCTCTTTACGTTCGTAAACTTGCTGCAGTGGATTGTGTTTGGGTTTGGTGTGTTGGCCTTGGTGGTGAGTATATTTGGCATCGTCAATACTCAATACATTTCGGTGTTGGAGCGAACGCAACAGATTGGACTAATGAAGGCGCTTGGTGCTAGTCGGCGTGATATTGCCAGGCTGTTCCGTTACGAAGCAGCATGGGTTGGCTTCCTGGGTGGTGCACTCGGAGTGCTCGGCGCGTGGGGAATTGGTGAGTTGTGTAACCCAATGATCTCTAAGGCGCTTAATTTGGGGGAACATTCACTCCTGATATTTGTACCAATTAGCGGTCTCGTCATTGTCGTCGGGTTGATGTTAGTAGCAATTATTGCGGGATTCTTGCCGAGCCGCAAAGCGGCGAAGCTTGACCCAATTGAGGCGCTGCGTACGGAATGACTGGCTCATACTACTTAATTATAGCTGACCTGTCGTAATTACCCGCGATTTTTGATAAAAATTATGGCTTTTAGAATGTGCTCATGCTATAATCGTGCTAAATAGGCGTATAGCAAGATCAAATAGGGGATATAATACAATATGAACGAGCGCTCAGATAAAACATATGCGAGTCGTAAACTGGTAATATGTTTATTTATCGTCACGATACTGATTATTCTACTGCTGTGGTGGTGGCCGTGGGGCGGCGGTAATCGCTTTTACAAGGGGGTTCGTCCAGATCAGATTAGCCTACGCCAAAGCAATGGCAAGGTACAGTGGCAGTTTATGGATGGCGACTGGCAGGATATTGTCTCTCTTTCTGAGTTGCGAGGTGATAAGGGTGAGAAAGGCGACAAGGGTGACAAAGGTGACACTGGTGAGGCCGGAGCTGCTGGTAAAGACGGTAAAAACGGCGTAAGTACAGGACAGCGTGGAGCTAACGGTCGGGATGGAGCGAATGGTAAAAACGGTGCGACCGGGCCAAAGGGCGATACCGGTGCTCAGGGTCCAGCTGGTCCACGGGGCCAAAAAGGCGACAAGGGCGAGAAGGGCGATGCCAATGGTGTCGTCGGTCCGGCTGGCCCACAGGGTCCCAAAGGTGATACTGGCCCACAGGGTCAAAAAGGTGATAAGGGCGACAAAGGTGATACTGGCGCCAAGGGAGATAAAGGAGACGCCGGCGCTAAGGGTGACAAGGGCGAGAAGGGCGATGCCGGCCAACAGGGTGCTAAAGGTGATACCGGAGCGACGGGCGCACAAGGCCAAAAGGGTGATGCTGGTAACGATGGGCGAGAGATTGAGTTACAGAAAACCGCGTTGTATATCCAGTGGCGCTACAGGGGTGATGCTACTTGGAACAACCTCATTGCATTATCTGACTTGAAGGGTCCGAAGGGCGATAAGGGTGATACCGGTCCACAAGGTCCCGCTGGCCCGCAAGGTGCAGCAGGGTCTCAAGGTGCAACCGGTGCACAAGGTTCTCAGGGGCCTGCTGGTCCACAAGGCCCGAAGGGCGACACTGGCCCTGCTGGCCCACAGGGCCCAGCTGGTCCCCAAGGCCAAAAGGGTGAGAAGGGTGAAAAAGGTAATGATGGTCCACAAGGTCCTGCAGGTCCTCAGGGAGCTAAAGGTGATACCGGTCCGGTAGGTCCAGTCGGTCCCGCTGGCCCGCAAGGACTCAAAGGCGCTAAAGGCGATACTGGAGCGACAGGTGCTCAAGGTCAAAAAGGTGACAAAGGTGACACTGGCCCAGTAGGTCCTCAGGGCCTGCCCGGCCCCCAGGGTATACCAGGTGTTAAGGGGGATAAAGGTCCTATCGGCCCACAGGGCGCTAAAGGTGACACTGGCCCAGCGGGGCCACAGGGTCCACAGGGCGCTAAGGGTGAGAAAGGCGAGCCAGGAGCCAAGGGCGACACCGGCCCTGCCGGCCCGCAAGGAGCTAAGGGAGATGCCGGTGCACCTGGAGCTAAAGGCCCGAAGGGCGACGCTGGTCCCCAAGGACAAAAGGGTGATAAGGGCGAAGCTGGTGCAAATGCAACAGTTAATGTGACGAATAGTACTCAGCCATGTTCGACTGGCCTTACTGTCACGGGCAGTGGTACGCCGAATATTGGACTGACATTTACCGGATCAAACATTCCGGCCGGTGGGTCAATTGGTCAGGTGCTGATGAAAAAGTCGGCGGCAGATTGTGATGTTGCGTGGAGGAGCTTGCCGCAGGAAACAATGTTTGCCGGTTCCATCGGCGTCGGTAATGGTAACATCACGGCGGTGAATGTTAATGCTGACACTTATACAGCCATTCCGATGACAACGATCACCACGAATACCGGCGGCGGTACCTGGGATCCGGTGAATCACACGTATACCATTCCAAGCGACGGTGTATATTTCATCCGTTCCAGTATTCGTACCGTTGACAACTCACCTATGCGTAACATTTACCAAATTGTTAATGACGTGAATGGTGATCGCCCAGAGGGCACGTGGTCGTCTAATCAAGCCGGCATTCGCCGTTCGACGCTGCCGTATTCACGGATGATGCGGGCGACAGCTGGTACCAAGCTAAAGTTGATCGTCGTATCAGACCTCCAGAGTGTGCAACTCAGCGATGCAAGCCTGACAATTACCAAGCTTTCGAACTAGTGAAGTTAGCGAGATAAATTATCGTATATCTGCTACAATGATACCATGTTAGATATTCGCTTTATTCGAGATAACGCCGAAGCGGTGCAAGCTGCGGCGAACCACAAGGGGTGTGACGTGTCTATTGCGACATTGTTGCAATTAGACGACGAGCGTCGTGAGGCGCAGCGGCAGGTTGATGAGTTGCGCCAGCAGCGTAACGAGATTGCTGCGCAGATGAAGGGAGGCAAGCCCGAACCAAGCCTGATTGAGCAGGGCAAGGCCATCAAGGCCAAGTTGAGCGGGCTTGAGGCTCAGCTGAGCGAGGTCGAGGAACGCTACATAACGCTACTAAAGCAGGTTCCTAATATGCCGCACGCCGACGTGCCAGTTGGTCTGAGTGAGGATGAAAACGTTGAAGTAAAGGTCGTCGGTGATATCCCAGCCTTTGATTTTATGCCGAAAAATCACTACGAAATCGCCGAGGCAAAAGGCTGGCTCGACAAAGAGCGCGCTGCCAAGGTTGCTGGCGCTCGCTTTGCTTATATCATGGGTGATTTGGTGTTGTTGCAACAGGCAATTATCCAGTTTGTGATCACATCTCTCACCAACCCAGCGGTGATCAAGGAGATCGCCGAAAAGGCTGGCCTTGGTGTCAATACAAAACCATTCATCCCAGTGCTGCCGCCATTGATGATCCGTACCGAGCCGTATGATCAGATGGATCGTCTCCAGCCGAGTGATGATCGATACAAAATTGAAGGCGAGGAACTGTGGCTACAGGGGAGCGCTGAGCATGTGCTCGGTAGTATGCATGCGGGTGAGATTTTTGATGCGAAACAGTTACCACTTCGATACCTGGGCTTTGCAACCAGCTTCCGCAAAGAAGCAGGGACGTACGGCAAGGATATGGAGGGGCTGATCCGGATGCACCAGTTTGATAAGCTCGAGATGGAGAGCTTCACCGAGGCGAAGGATAGTTATAACGAGCACCTGCTATTTATCGCGATTCAAGAGTGGCTTTTGGCTCAGCTCAAGCTACCGT of Candidatus Nanosynbacter lyticus contains these proteins:
- the serS gene encoding serine--tRNA ligase — translated: MLDIRFIRDNAEAVQAAANHKGCDVSIATLLQLDDERREAQRQVDELRQQRNEIAAQMKGGKPEPSLIEQGKAIKAKLSGLEAQLSEVEERYITLLKQVPNMPHADVPVGLSEDENVEVKVVGDIPAFDFMPKNHYEIAEAKGWLDKERAAKVAGARFAYIMGDLVLLQQAIIQFVITSLTNPAVIKEIAEKAGLGVNTKPFIPVLPPLMIRTEPYDQMDRLQPSDDRYKIEGEELWLQGSAEHVLGSMHAGEIFDAKQLPLRYLGFATSFRKEAGTYGKDMEGLIRMHQFDKLEMESFTEAKDSYNEHLLFIAIQEWLLAQLKLPYHVLMKCTADIGKPNARGVDMEVWLPGQGKYRETHTADYMTDYQARRLMTRVRTDNGVELIHTNDATAFALGRCMVAIIENYQTAEGDVMVPEALRPYMNGREMI
- a CDS encoding ABC transporter permease, which gives rise to MKTLDIVRRAGRNLRRAKMRTLLTSIAIAVGGFAITASLMAGEGARQYIDRIISSNINPQGLMIGKASEAFTGRSNKPLKEYKPDTGTHRGAEVELLTLDDIAKLKARSDLKDVTPLYQLNPKYLTFSTKSDKKYTGEVAMRDSGIRVETVAGKAMSKGTQLGDNEVIIPESYLEELGISADKIIGSKLTLTVEQAPQKVSEEDIAKAYRQRGEAGVRELTSSKLKHKELTIVAVSKKSPEQATNTPNTYVSPETAKELTEFATLGTPQYQKYITASATVADGKKPEDVKKALKDELNLSVVTSKDIQELLFTFVNLLQWIVFGFGVLALVVSIFGIVNTQYISVLERTQQIGLMKALGASRRDIARLFRYEAAWVGFLGGALGVLGAWGIGELCNPMISKALNLGEHSLLIFVPISGLVIVVGLMLVAIIAGFLPSRKAAKLDPIEALRTE
- a CDS encoding undecaprenyl-diphosphate phosphatase; translated protein: MAWWQAIILGIIEGVTEFLPVSSTGHLTIVEKLMGMRIDDPSLTAFTAVIQIGAILAAIIYFWGDIWRVLSAWWRGLWWKRARRQFDYVYGWAIIIGSVPIAVIGLLFKDQVETVLRSLWFVAVALIGWSLVMWWADRRSEKASHRSEQQTTWRDTLAIGVGQCLALIPGISRSGATISVGLLRGFDRVTVTKLSFFLGIPALVAAGLLEMLTASKHIAGGVGWTATGLATIVSFVVGYLAISWLLKFVARNDFSLFIWYRVGLGVLIIALLMSGAIGAV
- a CDS encoding ABC transporter ATP-binding protein, which encodes MIEVKHITKTYGGKKNAFVALDDVNIEIADGASVAILGKSGSGKSTLMHAISGLDKPERGEVLIDGEDILCLKTWAIDRFRAEKIGFIFQSFFVEGDETCYDNVSLSLETAGVPRARRKRRIESALKAVDLTDKTRVRAKHLSGGQKQRLAIARAIAGEPAILFADEPTGNLDSVTSAMIEDLLFEYQKQHGATLIIVTHDEDLAKRCERIVRIKDGRVESDSAIEDAIRIAQGKTVASRAHRHAATVTIAAAAPLPEPKKPRRQTKQLRTTKAIKKEAKK
- a CDS encoding collagen-like domain-containing protein, producing the protein MNERSDKTYASRKLVICLFIVTILIILLLWWWPWGGGNRFYKGVRPDQISLRQSNGKVQWQFMDGDWQDIVSLSELRGDKGEKGDKGDKGDTGEAGAAGKDGKNGVSTGQRGANGRDGANGKNGATGPKGDTGAQGPAGPRGQKGDKGEKGDANGVVGPAGPQGPKGDTGPQGQKGDKGDKGDTGAKGDKGDAGAKGDKGEKGDAGQQGAKGDTGATGAQGQKGDAGNDGREIELQKTALYIQWRYRGDATWNNLIALSDLKGPKGDKGDTGPQGPAGPQGAAGSQGATGAQGSQGPAGPQGPKGDTGPAGPQGPAGPQGQKGEKGEKGNDGPQGPAGPQGAKGDTGPVGPVGPAGPQGLKGAKGDTGATGAQGQKGDKGDTGPVGPQGLPGPQGIPGVKGDKGPIGPQGAKGDTGPAGPQGPQGAKGEKGEPGAKGDTGPAGPQGAKGDAGAPGAKGPKGDAGPQGQKGDKGEAGANATVNVTNSTQPCSTGLTVTGSGTPNIGLTFTGSNIPAGGSIGQVLMKKSAADCDVAWRSLPQETMFAGSIGVGNGNITAVNVNADTYTAIPMTTITTNTGGGTWDPVNHTYTIPSDGVYFIRSSIRTVDNSPMRNIYQIVNDVNGDRPEGTWSSNQAGIRRSTLPYSRMMRATAGTKLKLIVVSDLQSVQLSDASLTITKLSN